Genomic window (Corynebacterium simulans):
ATGTCCGCGCGCGAGAGCAGGTTCTTGCCACCTAGCGGGTCGGCACCAATCTTTTCAGCCATCTGCTGGGCGAGTGACTCCGTGAGATGTTCGGCGAAGGCCGCCTGCGCGTCATTGTGCGGCTTGCGCGAACGACGCGCGCGGGTGCGGGCCGCCTTAATCATCGCGGGGTCGACGGTCAGCTCCAAGTGCTCCGCGCGAATGCGGCGCGGGCCTTCGGGAAGCGTCTGGTTGTTCTTCACCGCGGCTGCGAGAATTTCCACCATCGCCTCCGAGCCTTTGATTTCGCGCGCGGCCAAAGACTCTTGGTGGGTGGGGCGAACGCCGGGGAAGAGCTCACCGATGGTGGAAAGAACCACGCCGGTTTCACCCAGTTCTGGAAGGACGCGCGAGATGTAGTCAAGGAAGGTGGAATTAGGCCCGACGATGAGCACGCCCGTGGCCGCCAGCTGCTCGCGATGGGTGTAGAGGAGATAGGCCACGCGGTGCAAAGCGACTGCGGTCTTGCCCGTCCCGGGACCACCTTCGACCACGAGTACGCCGCGGGTGCTATCGCGGATAATCTCGTCTTGCTCGCGCTGAATGGTCTCCACGATGGATTCCATGTGGCCGGTGCGAGCACGCTGCAACGCGTGATAGAGCGCGGACTCACTGGCGACGCCCGCGGTTTCTTCCGCCGCGCCAGCACCGGAGAGAACTTCATCGTTGATATCAGTTACGGTTCGGCCTTTGGTACGGATGTGGCGGCGGACCGTAACGCCCTCTGGCTGCGCAGTGGTGGCCAGGTAGAAAGGACGTGCCATCGGCGCGCGCCAGTCCAGCAGGAGAGTGCGGTAATCCTCTTCGCGGGCATCTAAGCCCATCCTGCCGATGTAGCGGCGGTCTAGGCCTTCTGCGGTGGGATTATCGCCTGGGGCATCGATATCGATGCGGCCGAAGACGAGGCCTAGCTGCGCGAGATTTAGACGGTCCAGCTTGGCTTGCAGGCCGTGGTACTCCGTTTCACGGCGGACTAGGGCATCCGCATCAGGCGTGTGCGGGTCCACTGCGGCCTGCACCTCGTTGAGGCGTTCGTTGGCTTGGGCGACCTCGTGGTCCAGCCTTGAAAAGAGGCTGTCAACGTAGGCCTGCTCAGCGGCAATCTCCTGTGCTACCTGCTCGTTCTGCGGGTGATTTGGGCTATGTTCTGGGGAGGCCACGACGGTTAATACACCTCAATACGCGAAGAGATTGATAAAAACGACAACGGCCCAGCATACCTTGCTGGGCCGTTGGAGGTTAAAGGCTTAGTTCAGGCGGTCACCGAACTTGTTGATTGCCTTGTCGAGCTTCTTGGAAGCTTCCTTCTGCAGCTTCTCAGCGCGCTTGGAGGCCTTCTTGGCAGCACGCTTGTTGGCCTTGGTATCAACCTGTGCGCGAGCGAAGTCAGCGCGCTCCTGAGCCTTGGAAGCTGCCTTCACAGCTTTTTTGCGAGCCAGCTCAGCGTTTTCCTGGGCGGTGGACAGCCAGTCATCCTTGTTGTCATCGATGAAGCTCTTTGCCTGCTCGGCGCTGTCCTCGATGAAGGAGCGAGCGGAATCTACCAGGTCCTTGCCGGTTGCCTGCCAGTCATCCTTGTTGTCATCGACGTATTCCTTAGCGCCCTCGAACCAATCGCTGGCCTTGGTGGAGAACTCATCGGCGCGGTCGGAGAGGTTATCAGCGAACTTCTGCTGCTCGGACTTGGTCGGCAGAGCCTTCTGGATCTTCTTGTTGGTGCGCTCTGCGGACTTGGATGCGCGCCATGCCAGGGAAGGCTTACCCTCGGTGTCCTGGGTAGCGATGAACAGTGCACCAAGCAGAGCGGTGTTGGTAATGAAACCGTTGCGGCGATTGTTCTTCTCCTCAGAATCCTCTGCTTCCCAGAAGGCGTTGCGGCCGAGGAGATTAGGCAGGGTAGAAAGCGCCAACACTGCTGCGGAGGTGCGCGGTGCCTTGCCCAGCGCCAGGGTGGAGCCGGCGCCGACCTTCAGGCCGCCGACTGCGCGGGCAGCCAGCTCTGGGTCGTTCGGGATGTAACCGGCGTACTGTGCCGGGACGACCTTGCGCAGACGCTGCAGAACGGACTCGGTCTCGGCTACGTGGTCGGAGGCGTTACGCAGGGTATCGACGCCGTCCCAGACAAAAACAGAAGCCAGCATAGGGCGAGCAAACTTACGAATCACTTGTTACTCCATTCGTTGAGATTCATTGAGTAAAGTAATGAACTTCTCACCAGTGTACGGAAAACGCCGACCGCTGTGGGTGGAAACCGTGCTTATCCACCCACCACTTGGTGTACAAAGGTCGCATCTACCAGCGGCGCTGCCACCATTCAGCAAGTTTTGGACGCTCCTCACCCAAAGTGGTGGATTTGCCGTGGCCGGGTCGCACGATGGCGGAATCTGGGTAGACATCGAAGATGCGCTCGTTGACGTCTTTATAAAGGCGTACAAAGTCACCTTCCGAATCGGTGCGGCCCACACCGCCGGGGAAGAGGCTGTCGCCCACGAAGAGATTCGTGGTCCCATCGATATCGACGGCGATGGCGACGCCGCCTGGGGTATGGCCGCGCAAAATAATCGCCGGGAATTCGTGGCCTGCGAAAGTCAGTGTGTCTCCCTGCTTCAACTCGACGTCGACAGGCGCCGGCATCGCAGGGGAGTCGAGGAAGGAGGCGTAGTGGGTAGCGCCGGTAGCTTTGATTACTTCCTTAGTGGCGCGGACATGGTCCCAGTGGCGGTGGGTAGTAAGCACGGCGCTAATGCGGACGCCGTTTTCCTTGGCCAAGTTGAGGAGTGCGGGAGCGTCATCCGCGGCGTCGACAAGCAGTGCTTCTTCCCCGGCACAGATGAGGTAGCAGTTGTTGTCCATCTCGGACACGGAAATACTTTTGAGCTTTAGTGCGTTATTCATGTGTCCAACCCTACGGGTAGATTTCGAGATAGACATTTTTCACTGGTCTGGCTGCTTATCCCCAACAGAACCTAGGATGGGCGCGAAGCTAGGCTGACAAAGGAGGCAATAAGTGGCTGATCGTTTGGTCGTACGCGGTGCTCGCGAGCACAATCTCAAGGGCGTCGATATCGACCTGCCGCGCGACAAGATGGTGGTCTTTACCGGCCTTTCCGGTTCCGGTAAATCATCGTTGGCTTTTGATACTATCTTCGCGGAAGGCCAGCGGCGTTATGTTGAATCGCTGAGCTCCTACGCCCGCATGTTCCTAGGTCAGATGGACAAGCCTGACGTCGAATTCATTGATGGCCTTTCTCCCGCGGTCTCAATTGACCAGAAGTCCACCAACCACAACCCGCGTTCTACGGTGGGCACCATCACGGAGATCTACGACTATCTGCGCCTTTTATTCTCCCGCGCGGGCACGCCGCATTGCCCGAAGTGCGACGCCGTGATTGAGCGTCAGACCCCGCAGCAAATCGTGGACACAGTGCTTGAACTCGAGGAAAAGCTAAAGTTCCAGGTCCTGGCTCCCGTGGTGCGACACCGCAAGGGCGAGTTTGTGGATCTCTTTGCCGATCTTGCATCTCAGGGTTTCTCCCGCGTGCGGGTTGATGGCGAGGTTTATCAATTAACTGAGCCGCCGACGCTGAAGAAGCAGATCAAGCACGATATTGACGTGGTGGTGGACCGTTTGCAGGTCAAGGCCTCACAGAAGCAGCGTCTGACCGATTCTGTCGAAACTGCGCTCCGCCTGTCAGACGGTCTCGTTACCCTCGACTTCATCGATCGCCCCGAGCTCACTCATACCTACTCGGAGAAGGCCGCCTGCCCCAATGGTCACACCCTAACCATCGAGGAATACGAGCCGCGTGCGTTTTCCTTCAATGCGCCTTTCGGCTCCTGTCCAGAATGTGACGGTCTAGGTACCCGACTTGAGGTCGACGTAGATCTGCTGATTCCGGATCCTGACGCTCCAGCAGTCGACGCCATCCAGCCGTGGCATTCCAGCCCGAATTCGCGCTACTTCGTCAAACTCGTCGAGGGCCTTGGTAAGACGTTGGGCTTTGATCCGCAGACTCCGGTTTCACAGCTGACAAAGCAGCAGCGCGATGCGCTGATTTATGGCACCGACGTGGAAGTAAACGTGCGCTATAAGAACCGCTACGGCAGGCAGCGCAACTGGACCGCTCCCTTTGAGGGTGCGATCGGCTTCTTGGAGCGCAAGCTTGAGCAGGCCGATTCCGAGTCGCAGAAGGACCGCTTGCTGCAGTACACCCGCCGGGTGGCTTGCAATACCTGTAATGGCACGCGCCTGCGCCCGGAGATCTTGGCTGTGCGGCTTGCCTCCACCGCGCACGGCGAGAAGTCCATTGCGGGGCTGTCCGCGCTGTCTATCGAAGAGGCCGCGGAGTTCCTTGACTCGCTGGTACTGGGGCACCGCGAGGAAATTATCGCTGGCGCAGTATTGAAGGAGATTCAGGCCCGCCTGCGATTCCTGCTCGACGTGGGTCTGAATTACCTCACCTTGGATCGTGGAGCTTCCACGCTTTCTGGTGGGGAGGCGCAGCGCATCCGCCTGGCAACCCAGATTGGTTCGGGTCTGGCTGGCGTGCTGTATGTGCTGGATGAGCCCTCCATTGGTCTGCACCAGCGTGACAATCAGCGTCTCATCGCTACTTTGAAGCGCCTCCGTGACATCGGCAATACGTTGATTGTGGTTGAGCACGATGAAGACACCATCCGCGAGGCCGACTGGCTTGTTGATGTTGGCCCGCGCGCCGGCGAGTACGGCGGCGAGGTTGTCTATCAAGGTGAGCCCGCCGGCATCATGGATAAGGAAGAATCGCTTACGGGTCAGTATCTGTCTGGCAAGCGTGTGCTGGCGGTGCCGGATAAGCGTCGTGAGATTGACCCTGAACGCAAGCTCAAGGTAGTCGGCGCTCGGGAAAACAACTTGAAGGGCATCGACGTTGAGATTCCGCTCGGCGTGCTTTGCTGCATCACCGGTGTATCGGGTTCCGGCAAGTCCACGGTGGTCAACCAGATTCTGGCCAAGACTCTGTCCAACAAGCTCAACCGTGCGCGCCAGGTGCCAGGCCGCGCCAAGCGCGTCGAGGGCGTCGAGCACCTCGACAAGCTGGTGCAGGTGGACCAGAGCCCGATCGGCCGTACCCCGCGTTCCAACCCGGCTACCTATACCGGTGTATTCGACAAGATCCGCAACCTCTTTGCGGAGACCCAAGAGGCAAAGGTGCGCGGATACAAGCCAGGCCGTTTCTCCTTTAACGTCAAGGGTGGTCGCTGCGAGGCTTGCCAGGGTGACGGCACGTTGAAGATCGAGATGAACTTCCTGCCGGACGTTTATGTCCCGTGTGAGGTCTGTGAGGGTGCGCGCTATAACCGTGAAACCCTGGAGGTCCTCTACAAGGGCAAGAACATCGCTGAGGTTCTCAACATGCCTATCTCCGAGGCCGCCGAGTTCTTCGAGCCGATTACCTCGATTCACCGTTACCTCGCCACGCTTGTCGACGTCGGACTGGGTTATGTTCGCCTGGGGCAAGCGGCCACCACGCTGTCTGGCGGCGAGGCGCAGCGCGTAAAGCTTGCTGCTGAGCTGCAAAAACGCACCAAGGGGCGTACCGTCTACATTTTGGACGAGCCAACCACGGGCCTGCACTTCGAGGACATTCGCAAGCTCATGCTGGTTATCCAAGGGCTGGTGGACAAGGGCAACTCGGTTCTTATCATCGAGCACAACCTTGACGTGATTAAGGCCGCTGACTGGATCGTGGACATGGGTCCCGAAGGCGGAAATGGCGGCGGTCGCGTCGTAGCTGAGGGCACTCCAGAAGATGTCGCAAAGGTGGAAGGCTCCTATACAGGCCAGTTCCTGAAGGAGCTCCTGTAGTCGCCTCTGGCAGTGAGCGCGTAGTTAGTTGCGCGTGGCGATTTGGCTCTGCGGGAAGTGGGGGTTATACTAATCAGCACTACCGCCCGTAGGGCCTTCTCCAGGAGGTCACGGGTCACAAGCGGAGTTTCTCCCACCTGAAGCCGCGAACCTATTTGGTTCGAAGGATAAAGGTAAAAGGGTTGAGGTTAATACCTCGGCATTTTTGTGAGAACTCCCGGCTGCCTTATGGCAGACCGGGTTTTTCGTTTGTGGTCTCGGTAGGCACATCACTAACCCACCCCCTTAATCGAGGAGAACCACAATCAGCGCTGAAGCTCGCATCAATGAGCGCATCCGAGTACCCGAGGTCCGTCTAGTTGGCCCCGGTGGTGAACAGGTGGGCATCGTCCGTACTGATGATGCTCGCAAGCTTGCATATGAAGCAGACCTTGATCTTGTTGAGGTTGCGCCTAATGCAAAGCCGCCCGTAGCCAAGATCATGGACTACGGAAAGTTTAAGTACGAGCAGGCTCAGAAGGCTCGCGAAGCCCGCAAGAACCAACAGCAGACTGTGGTCAAGGAACAGAAGTTCCGTCCGAAGATCGATGATCACGATTATGAGACCAAGAAGGGCAACGTGGTGCGCTTCCTGGAGAAGGGTTCCAAGGTCAAGGTAACCATCATGTTCCGTGGCCGCGAGCAGTCGCGTCCGGAGCTTGGTTTCCGCCTGTTGGAGCGCCTCGCCGAGGATGTCGCTGAGTACGGCTCCGTCGAGTCCCGCCCCAAGCAGGATGGTCGCAACATGACCATGGTTCTGGGACCCGTCCGCAAGGGCAAGAAGTAGACCAAACTCCATTTAGGATCTAAGGACTTAATTCTCATGAAGCAGAAGACCCACAAGGGCACCGCCAAGCGCATCAAGGTGACCGGTTCCGGCAAGCTGCGCCGTGAGCAGGCTGGCCGCCGCCACCTGCTGGAGGGCAAGCCATCCAAGCAGACCCGTCGTCTCAAGGGCACCAAGGACGTTGCACCTTCCGACGTCAAGCGCGTAAAGCGCCTGCTCGGCCGCTCCTAATTAGCGCCGAATCAACCCACTTACTAGACCCACACAAGATAAGGAAGTAATACTGTGGCACGAGTAAAGCGCTCAGTTAACGCTAAGAAGAAGCGTCGCGCGATTCTGAAGTCCGCTAAGGGCTACCGCGGCCAGCGTTCCCGCCTGTACCGTAAGGCTAAGGAGCAGTGGCTGCACTCCATGACTTACGCTTACCGCGATCGTCGCGCCCGTAAGTCTGAGTTCCGTAAGTTGTGGATCCAGCGCATCAACGCCGCTGCCCGCATGAACGACATCACCTACAACCGCCTCATCCACGGCCTGCGCCTGGCTGAGATCGAGGTTGACCGCAAGATCCTCGCTGAGCTCGCAGTCAACGACTTCGAGGCATTCTCCGCACTGTGCGAGGCAGCCAAGGCTGCTCTGCCGGAGGACATCAACGCTCCGAAGGCTGCCTAGTTAAATAGGTATGCGCAAAGCGTATTACTTTTAAAGCTCCCGCTACTACTTTCCGTCAATTATGGTGTGAAAGGATAGGGGGAGCTTTTATGTATTTGGGGATTTTTCCCCAGTTATCTATACCCATCTAGGAAGTCGCAGTTAGCTCGTGCTAATTTGTCTGTGACACACGGCGCGGACTTTTCCGGCGTGTACTCCTTTTCTTTCATCTTTTGCCCATTTCTCAGGAGCCTTCTATGACCTATCCAAACAACGGAAACCCTCAAGGCTACGGCAACCAGCCGCAGAACCCGTTTGGACAGCAGCCGCAGCAGTTCAACAACAACGCCCCTGCGCCTGCTCCATACCAGGGCGGTCAGCCACAGTACGGCCAGGCCTACCCAGTTCAGCAGTACCCAGCAGGCGTCGAGCAGAAGTCCTGGGTTGCAGCAATGCTGCTGGCTTTCTTCTTCGGCTACTTGGGCGCGCACAACTTCTACTTGGGCAAGACCAACCGCGGTATCGCACAGCTGATTACCTTCGTGGTTTCCGCTGTGACCCTCATCGTGATCATCGGCTTTTTCATCGGTGGTGCCCTCGAGATCTGGGCATTCGTCGAGTTCATCATGATCATCGCTGGTGCCGGCGGCTACGACCGCGATGGCCGCGGTATTCCGCTGCGTCGCTAAGCGTTTGCTCACTTAAAGCCCGCGCTCTAATACTTGCCCACTACGGCTTTTGCTGTGGTGGGTTTGGTGGTTTTCTGGGGCTTTTGATGCTTTTTGGGTGTGGCTTAATCCTGTTGGTGTGTCGGCCGTATGCGCTGCTAGATTGGGGTCTATGGAATTGGACTTTGAATCTGCTTTTACTGAGAGAACCCCGCGCATCGTTAATGCGGTCAAGCTGCACCGCGCAGCCAATAGGCGCAAGGCCAAGCAGTTCATCATTGAGGGCGAAAATGCGGTGGACGCGGCGGTGTCCACCGGTGCCGCAACCGATGTCTTCGTCACCGAGAAAGCGGCTGAGCGTTTCGCAGACATCGTCACCGCTGCCGGCTACATGGATGTCTACGTCCATCCCATCACGGATAAAGCAGCGCGCCACATGTCCGATACCGCAACCACCACCGGGCTATTTGCCCTCTGCAAGCCGGTGCTGTGGTCAGTGGGCAAGATTCTCAACGCCAAACCACGTCTGGTCTCGGTTCCGGTCTTGACCTCGGAGCCAGGCAACGCGGGTACCTTGATCAGGACTTCTGACGCCATGGGCGCCGATGGCGTCATCTTCGCCGGCGAGACCGTCGATCCCCTGGGCTGCAAGGTGGCGCGTTCCTCAGCAGGTTCGCTCTTCCACGTTCCCGTTGCGCGCGACCCTAACATCAAGGACGTCCTGGGGCAGTTGCGCAAGTCCGGCATGCAGATTCTTGCTACGGCAGCCGACGGCGAGGTTGACCTTGCCGAGGCAGATCTCAGCCAGCCCACCGCGTGGCTATTTGGCAACGAGGCACACGGGCTAGGGGAGCTGCTCGACGAGGCAGACATGCGCGTGCGCATTCCTATTTTGGGCCGCGCAGAGTCGCTGAATCTCGCCACCGCCGCTTCTATCTGCCTTTACGAATCCGCGAAGTCTCATAGCCGCTAGCTGGTGCCCCTGCTGGCTTCTTGTGACGGTCACTACGGTATGATTAGCGCCGTTAGTTTTCGCGCAAGAAGAAGGTTTCAAGGCACGTGTCCGACACATCTCAGATCGAATTGACCGAAGCCGCGCTGGGCGCGGCTGCCGATTCCGCCATAGCCGCTTTTGACGCTGCTACAAGCCTCGATGAGCTGGCTGCCGCTCGCCGCGAGCACTTGGGCGAGCAGGGCTATATCCCACAGGCACGCACCATGTTGGGTAGCCTGCCTAAGGATCAGCGCAAAGACGCAGGCAAGAACGTCAACATGGCCCGCGGGCGCGTCGAAAAGCGCTTTGCTCAGGTCCAGCAGCAGCTGGAAGCAGAGGCACGGAAGGCGCAGCTGGCGGCAGAGACCGTCGACGTGACCATTCCGACCACCCGCACTCAGACCGGTGCGCTTCACCCAATCACCGCGCTTTCGGAGCGCATTGCCGACATCTTTGTTGGCATGGGCTGGGAGATTGCCGAGGGTCCTGAGGTTGAGGCGGAGTACTTTAACTTCGACGCCCTGAACTTCAAGCCTGACCACCCGGCACGTACCCTGCAGGATACCTTCCACGTGGGTAAGGAAGACTCCCGTCAGGTTCTGCGTACGCACACCTCGCCGGTGCAGGTACGCACCATGTTGGACCGCGATGTCCCGCTCTACATCGCTTGCCCGGGCCGTGTCTTCCGCACCGACGAGCTCGATGCCACCCACACCCCAGTCTTCCACCAGGTCGAAGGCCTGGCAGTGGACAAGGGGCTTACCATGGCACACCTGCGCGGCACTCTGGATCACCTGGCGAAGGTGCTGTTTGGTCCAGAGACCAAGACGCGCATGCGCACTAACTACTTCCCATTCACCGAGCCTTCCGCTGAGGTTGACGTCTGGTTCCCGAACAAGAAGGGCGGCGCCGGTTGGATCGAGTGGGGCGGCTGCGGCATGGTCAACCCGAACGTCCTGCGCGCAGTAGGCGTTGACCCGGAGGAATACACCGGATTCGCTTTCGGCATGGGCCTAGAGCGCACCCTGCAGTTCCGCAACGGCCTGACCGATATGCGCGACATGGTCGAGGGCGACGTTCGTTTCACCCTGCCGTTCGGCGTCCAGGCATAACCGTTTACCCCGCAATTAGGAAGGAATCTAGACACAATGCTTATTTCCCAGAGCTGGGTAACCAGGTTGCTTGGCGCGAAAAATCCCGGCTGGTCAGCCACCCCGGAAGAACTTGACGCTGGTTTCGTTCGCGTCGGCTTTGAGACCGAGGGCTACGAGGGCCTGCCAGAAATCACCGGCCCGCTCGTTATCGGCCACGTTGACTCCTTCGAGGAGCTCGAGGGCTTCAAGAAGCCAATCCGTTATTGCCAGATCAATGTCGGCGACGCTAACGGCACCGGCGAGCTCCAAGGCATTATTTGTGGTGCGCGCAACTTCCGCTTGGGGGACTACGTCGTAGTCTCCCTGCCAGGTGCTGAGCTGCCAGGCGGCTTCAAGATCTCCGCACGTGAGACCTACGGCAAGATCTCTGCGGGCATGATGTGCTCCGCGGCCGAGTTGGGCATCGCTGAGAAGTCCGATGGAATCATCACCTTGGGCGAGGAGTTCGCGGACAAAGTCGGCCAGGATGCCCGTCCGTTCTTGGGGCTGGACGATACTGTCTTCGACGTCAACATCACTCCGGACCGTGGCTACGCGCTTTCCCTGCGCGGCCTCGGCAGCGAGGTTGCTTCGGCCTTCGGCCTCGATTACGCGTGCCCGGCGCAGGACCCTTCCGTTGCTGGCATCGATGTCAGCGCCGTGCCGGAGGCTAGTGGCTCACTCATCAATGTTGAGCTGCGCGAGGAGACCAAGGCACAGCGCTTTGGCCTGCGGAAGGTCACTGGCATTGACCCGACCGCGCGCACTCCGTTCTGGATGGAGCGCGAGCTCATGCTGGCAGGCCAACGCCCTGTTAACCCAGCAACCGACGTAACCAACTACGTCATGCTGCTGCTCGGCCAGCCGATGCACGCTTTCGACGCCGATCAGATTTCTGGCGACCTTGTTGTACGTAACGCGCAGGCAGGGGAGAAGTTCGAGACCCTTGACCACGTTGAGCGCACCCTCGACGCCGAGGATGTAGTCATCTGCGACGACAACGGCATCCAGTCCCTGGCCGGCGTGATGGGCGGAACGAGCTCGGAGATTACCGAGGGCGAAAACGGCACCACCAACGTCTACTTCGAGGCCGCAAACTGGGATTCCATCACCGTGGCTCGCACCTCGCGCCGCCACAAACTGTCTTCTGAGGCATCCCGTCGCTTCGAGCGAGGCGTAGATCCGGCCATCGTTGAGGTCGCACTCGACGTCGCCTGTGCACTGCTCGTACAGATCGCTGGCGGAACCATCGAGGCCGGCCGTACCCTGGTCGGCGAGGTCGCTCGTCCGCAGCAGATCACCATGCGCGCTACCAAGCCGAGCGAGTACGCCGGTGTTGAATACTGCGGTGAGACCATCGTGAACCGTCTCCAAGAGGTCGGCTGCGAGGTTGAGGAGTCCGGTGACAACCTGCTGGTTACCCCGGCTACCTGGCGCACCGACATCACCATGGACGTTGATCTCATCGAGGAGGTCCTGCGTCTGGAGGGCTTGGAAGATATCCCGACCATCCTGCCGACCCCATTTGGTGGCCGTGGTCTGACCCCGGCTCAGAAGCGTCGCCGCGCTATCGGTCACGGCCTGGCATATGCAGGCTACGCTGAGGTGCTGCCTTCGCCGTTCATCGCCAACAACACTTTCGATGTCTGGGGCCTGGAAGGCGATGACGAGCGCCGCAAGACCGTTTCCGTGCAGAACCCGCTCGAGTCAGACAAGGCGATTCTGAGCACCACCTTGCTGCCGAACATGCTCGAAGCAGTTGCACGCAACGTTGCTCGTGGCCGTAACGACCTCGCGTTGTACGGCCTGCAGCAGGTTTCCTTCAAGCGTGCGGACGCTTCCGAGATGCCTTCCGTTGCGCAGCGTCCTAGCGACGCTACAGTGCAGCAGCTGCGCGACTCCCTTCCGCATCAGCCGCTGCACGTGGCTACCGTTGCTACCGGCAACGTCGAGCACGAGGGCCCATGGGGCAAGGGTCGCGCCTACACCTACGCCGATGCCATTGAGTCTGCGCGCCTGGTCGCTCGCGCGGCCGGCGTAGAGATCGAGGTAGAGGCTGCCTCCGAGCTGCCGTGGCACCCGGGCCGTTGTGCAGCGATCAAGGCTGTCGTCGATGGTGAAAGCGTCGTCGTGGGCCATGCAGGCGAGCTGCATCCAGAGATCCTCGAGGCACTGAACCTGCCGGCACGCACCTGCGCGATGGAGATGGATGTAAACGCGCTACCTACTGAGGAGATGTTCCCGGCTCCGGTTCTGTCTGCATTCCCGGCACTGCACCAAGACATCGCGTTGGTAGTCGACGAAGACACTCCTGCTGAGTCCGTGCGTAAGGTCGTGGAAGAAGGCGCCGGCGAACTGCTCGAGGGCGTTGAGCTTTTCGACGTCTTCCGCGGTGAGCAGCTGGGTGAGAGCAAGAAGTCACTCGCCTTCCAGCTGATCTTCCGCGCCTCTGACCGCACGCTGACTGACGAGGAGGCCAACGAACACCGTCTGGCTGCAGCGAAGTTGGCCGAGCAGCGTTTGGGTGCGCAGATGCGCGCTTAAGCTCGGTTCAGCTGCCGAACTCTAGCTCGTCGTAAAAGGGCCGCGCAGATCACCTTTTCTATGGGGTGGCTGCGCGGCCTTTTCTTATCAATCCTTAACCTTCTGAGCTAGACTTACTCCCGCTATTGAACGTGACTTGAGACCGGCAGTTTCTCTCTCGCTGCTGGGAAAGTAGGTGCTGGTGCTAGAGTATGCCGTCTTCTATTTCACTATCTGCATGCTGCTAGCCAGCGTCCTGGTCGCCGGAGTCTGCGTGGGATGCCTGGTGGCCACCCGCTCCCAAGTCTTCAAACTGTTGGCGGTATTCTTCGGCGTCTATGCCTTCGATATAGCGCTTGTCTTTCGAACGCAGTTCATCCACGGCGGGATGGCTAACCGTGAGGTTTCTGTCTACGCAATTACGGCGCCTTTCGAGTCGATATTGCTGGGTGGCGTGATGATGGCTGTGATGGCCATCGTGGTGCAGCGCTACTTAAATGGCTGGCGCTTTCTGCCGCATGCCTGCGTTGGGCTGTTCCTGATAGGCAGCGTCGCGGCCTTATGGGCAGTAGAGGACCCGGCACTACGCCAGTTCCTTTTCTTCAACATGCGGCCTATCACGCTGGCATTTCTACTTTGCTATGGCTTTGGCTGCTACTTGCGCGCGAATGATCCCGCGGAGCGCGCACGCCTTTATTCCTACCGCCATCTCTTCTTCCAGGTTGCTATCTGTGCCGTGCTGGTGGTGGCAGAGAAC
Coding sequences:
- a CDS encoding helix-turn-helix transcriptional regulator; this translates as MLEYAVFYFTICMLLASVLVAGVCVGCLVATRSQVFKLLAVFFGVYAFDIALVFRTQFIHGGMANREVSVYAITAPFESILLGGVMMAVMAIVVQRYLNGWRFLPHACVGLFLIGSVAALWAVEDPALRQFLFFNMRPITLAFLLCYGFGCYLRANDPAERARLYSYRHLFFQVAICAVLVVAENVYYQLIFDWEKAGPDVLSFLPERNFMENVLIIAIGWAVVSHARVVLRHVGADAAVKPISDAAADDFHERSLERFSEAHGLSKREREVAGLVLARKSNREIADELGISLSTVKVHVHNILKKSSYESRDLLVEGYWSGVM
- the rpmI gene encoding 50S ribosomal protein L35 → MKQKTHKGTAKRIKVTGSGKLRREQAGRRHLLEGKPSKQTRRLKGTKDVAPSDVKRVKRLLGRS
- a CDS encoding TM2 domain-containing protein, whose translation is MTYPNNGNPQGYGNQPQNPFGQQPQQFNNNAPAPAPYQGGQPQYGQAYPVQQYPAGVEQKSWVAAMLLAFFFGYLGAHNFYLGKTNRGIAQLITFVVSAVTLIVIIGFFIGGALEIWAFVEFIMIIAGAGGYDRDGRGIPLRR
- the rplT gene encoding 50S ribosomal protein L20, whose amino-acid sequence is MARVKRSVNAKKKRRAILKSAKGYRGQRSRLYRKAKEQWLHSMTYAYRDRRARKSEFRKLWIQRINAAARMNDITYNRLIHGLRLAEIEVDRKILAELAVNDFEAFSALCEAAKAALPEDINAPKAA
- a CDS encoding TrmH family RNA methyltransferase: MELDFESAFTERTPRIVNAVKLHRAANRRKAKQFIIEGENAVDAAVSTGAATDVFVTEKAAERFADIVTAAGYMDVYVHPITDKAARHMSDTATTTGLFALCKPVLWSVGKILNAKPRLVSVPVLTSEPGNAGTLIRTSDAMGADGVIFAGETVDPLGCKVARSSAGSLFHVPVARDPNIKDVLGQLRKSGMQILATAADGEVDLAEADLSQPTAWLFGNEAHGLGELLDEADMRVRIPILGRAESLNLATAASICLYESAKSHSR
- the pheS gene encoding phenylalanine--tRNA ligase subunit alpha translates to MSDTSQIELTEAALGAAADSAIAAFDAATSLDELAAARREHLGEQGYIPQARTMLGSLPKDQRKDAGKNVNMARGRVEKRFAQVQQQLEAEARKAQLAAETVDVTIPTTRTQTGALHPITALSERIADIFVGMGWEIAEGPEVEAEYFNFDALNFKPDHPARTLQDTFHVGKEDSRQVLRTHTSPVQVRTMLDRDVPLYIACPGRVFRTDELDATHTPVFHQVEGLAVDKGLTMAHLRGTLDHLAKVLFGPETKTRMRTNYFPFTEPSAEVDVWFPNKKGGAGWIEWGGCGMVNPNVLRAVGVDPEEYTGFAFGMGLERTLQFRNGLTDMRDMVEGDVRFTLPFGVQA
- the pheT gene encoding phenylalanine--tRNA ligase subunit beta is translated as MLISQSWVTRLLGAKNPGWSATPEELDAGFVRVGFETEGYEGLPEITGPLVIGHVDSFEELEGFKKPIRYCQINVGDANGTGELQGIICGARNFRLGDYVVVSLPGAELPGGFKISARETYGKISAGMMCSAAELGIAEKSDGIITLGEEFADKVGQDARPFLGLDDTVFDVNITPDRGYALSLRGLGSEVASAFGLDYACPAQDPSVAGIDVSAVPEASGSLINVELREETKAQRFGLRKVTGIDPTARTPFWMERELMLAGQRPVNPATDVTNYVMLLLGQPMHAFDADQISGDLVVRNAQAGEKFETLDHVERTLDAEDVVICDDNGIQSLAGVMGGTSSEITEGENGTTNVYFEAANWDSITVARTSRRHKLSSEASRRFERGVDPAIVEVALDVACALLVQIAGGTIEAGRTLVGEVARPQQITMRATKPSEYAGVEYCGETIVNRLQEVGCEVEESGDNLLVTPATWRTDITMDVDLIEEVLRLEGLEDIPTILPTPFGGRGLTPAQKRRRAIGHGLAYAGYAEVLPSPFIANNTFDVWGLEGDDERRKTVSVQNPLESDKAILSTTLLPNMLEAVARNVARGRNDLALYGLQQVSFKRADASEMPSVAQRPSDATVQQLRDSLPHQPLHVATVATGNVEHEGPWGKGRAYTYADAIESARLVARAAGVEIEVEAASELPWHPGRCAAIKAVVDGESVVVGHAGELHPEILEALNLPARTCAMEMDVNALPTEEMFPAPVLSAFPALHQDIALVVDEDTPAESVRKVVEEGAGELLEGVELFDVFRGEQLGESKKSLAFQLIFRASDRTLTDEEANEHRLAAAKLAEQRLGAQMRA